The following coding sequences are from one Halomonas sp. HAL1 window:
- a CDS encoding DUF2218 domain-containing protein: MPLSRVEIATPSAERLINRLCKHWAHKLEVEQSDQQATITFATGTCLMLAEPDKLVVAIETLEEEHLDELEGVVERHLMRMAGDEELAIVWEN; encoded by the coding sequence ATGCCTTTATCTCGTGTTGAAATTGCCACGCCTTCCGCCGAGCGTTTAATTAATCGGCTCTGTAAACACTGGGCGCATAAGCTAGAGGTTGAGCAAAGCGATCAGCAGGCCACCATTACATTTGCCACCGGCACCTGCTTAATGCTCGCTGAGCCCGATAAATTGGTGGTCGCCATCGAAACCCTGGAAGAGGAGCATTTGGATGAGCTGGAAGGCGTGGTCGAGCGTCACTTAATGCGTATGGCAGGGGATGAAGAGCTGGCGATTGTTTGGGAGAACTAA
- the dapB gene encoding 4-hydroxy-tetrahydrodipicolinate reductase translates to MTRIAIVGVAGRMGRTLVNAIEQDAEATLAGGILEPGSSLAGADIGELAGLGKRGVVAVDSLASIVDDFDVLIDFTAPQVTLGNLAFCAEHGKRIVIGTTGMSDDELAQLDSYRDKVAMVFAPNMSVGVNLTLKLLETAAKALGDEGYDIEIIESHHRHKVDAPSGTAIKMGEVIADSLGRNLKEHGVFERVGQCGPRSDKEIGFATVRAGDIVGEHTVMFANEGERIEITHKASSRMTFAKGAVRAARWIAGKEVGRYDMQDVLGLE, encoded by the coding sequence ATGACCCGAATTGCCATTGTAGGCGTGGCTGGCCGCATGGGCCGTACGTTGGTAAATGCTATTGAGCAAGATGCTGAGGCAACGCTGGCTGGCGGTATTCTGGAACCGGGCAGCTCCTTAGCGGGCGCTGATATTGGCGAGCTCGCTGGGTTAGGGAAGCGCGGTGTCGTCGCGGTAGATTCACTTGCGTCTATAGTTGATGATTTCGATGTGTTGATCGACTTCACGGCCCCTCAGGTCACGCTTGGTAACCTAGCATTCTGCGCCGAACACGGTAAGCGCATTGTGATTGGCACCACCGGCATGAGCGATGATGAGCTGGCTCAGTTAGATAGCTACCGCGATAAAGTGGCCATGGTGTTTGCGCCCAATATGAGCGTTGGGGTTAATCTGACTCTGAAGCTACTCGAAACGGCTGCCAAAGCGCTCGGCGATGAAGGCTACGATATTGAAATAATCGAGTCTCACCATCGCCATAAGGTCGATGCGCCATCCGGTACTGCGATTAAAATGGGTGAGGTGATCGCTGACAGCCTGGGGCGGAACCTGAAAGAGCATGGCGTGTTCGAGCGGGTAGGGCAGTGCGGCCCACGCTCGGATAAAGAGATTGGTTTTGCCACCGTGCGCGCGGGCGATATCGTTGGCGAGCACACGGTGATGTTTGCCAACGAAGGCGAGCGCATCGAAATCACCCATAAAGCCTCCAGCCGGATGACCTTTGCCAAAGGTGCCGTTCGTGCGGCACGTTGGATCGCTGGCAAAGAGGTCGGCCGTTACGATATGCAGGATGTGCTGGGGCTGGAGTAA
- the carA gene encoding glutamine-hydrolyzing carbamoyl-phosphate synthase small subunit: MSKPAILALEDGSVFHGIAIGADGVTSGEVVFNTAMTGYQEILTDPSYTRQIVTLTYPHIGNTGINAEDIESASIAAAGLVIRDLPLMASSFRSEQSLSDYLKSQNVLGIADIDTRRLTRILRDKGAQNGAILAGADAEGEEAVARALEAAKAFPGLKGMDLAKEVSCKEAYEWSEGEWTLGEGYADASQSERPYHVVAYDYGVKFNILRMLAARGCRLTVVPAQTPAADVLAMKPDGVFLANGPGDPEPCDYAIKAIQDVLETDIPVFGICLGHQLLALAAGAKTVKMSLGHHGANHPVQDLDAGTVMITSQNHGFAADEATLPANVRATHRSLFDGTLQGIELTDRPAFSFQGHPEASPGPRDVAPLFDRFVAMMQARR, translated from the coding sequence TTGAGCAAACCCGCAATATTGGCCCTGGAAGATGGCAGTGTGTTCCACGGTATCGCCATTGGCGCGGATGGAGTAACCAGCGGTGAGGTGGTGTTCAATACGGCCATGACCGGCTATCAAGAGATCCTTACCGACCCCTCCTACACTCGCCAAATCGTCACCCTCACCTATCCCCACATCGGCAATACTGGCATTAACGCAGAAGACATTGAGTCCGCCTCTATTGCCGCGGCAGGGTTGGTGATACGTGATCTACCATTAATGGCTAGCAGCTTTCGCTCAGAGCAGTCGCTGTCGGACTACCTGAAAAGCCAGAACGTGCTGGGCATTGCCGATATCGATACCCGCCGCCTAACGCGCATTTTGCGCGATAAAGGCGCCCAGAACGGGGCGATTTTGGCCGGTGCGGATGCTGAGGGCGAAGAGGCTGTGGCGCGGGCGCTGGAAGCTGCCAAGGCGTTTCCAGGGCTAAAGGGCATGGATTTGGCTAAAGAAGTCTCCTGCAAAGAGGCTTACGAATGGTCGGAAGGCGAGTGGACGCTGGGGGAAGGCTACGCCGACGCTTCGCAAAGTGAGCGCCCTTACCATGTGGTGGCATATGATTACGGCGTGAAATTCAACATCCTGCGCATGCTGGCCGCCCGTGGCTGCCGCCTGACGGTGGTGCCTGCGCAAACGCCTGCCGCTGACGTGCTGGCGATGAAGCCTGATGGCGTTTTTCTGGCTAACGGCCCAGGCGACCCAGAACCCTGTGACTACGCTATTAAAGCGATTCAGGATGTGCTGGAAACCGATATTCCGGTATTTGGTATTTGCCTGGGTCACCAGCTACTGGCGCTCGCGGCCGGTGCGAAAACCGTCAAAATGAGCCTCGGCCACCACGGTGCCAACCATCCAGTGCAGGATTTGGATGCCGGCACGGTGATGATTACCAGCCAAAACCACGGCTTTGCGGCGGATGAAGCGACCCTGCCTGCCAATGTGCGTGCCACGCATCGTTCGCTGTTCGATGGCACCTTGCAGGGAATTGAGCTTACCGACCGACCGGCGTTTAGCTTTCAAGGCCACCCGGAAGCGAGCCCCGGCCCGCGGGATGTGGCGCCGCTGTTTGATCGCTTCGTGGCGATGATGCAGGCACGCCGTTAA